Sequence from the Pseudomonas sp. LS.1a genome:
GTACCGCTTCACCGGCGACAGCGTGCACCTGGCCGACGGCATCCAGTTCGTGGTGCTGGTGCTGGGCCTGTTCTCCATCAGCGAAATCCTCCTGCTGCTGGAAAAGACCCACCATGGCCACCAGGCGGTCAAGGCCACCGGGCGCATGCTGTTCAACCTCAAGGAAGCGGCGTCGGTGTTCATGGTCAATATCCGCTGCGGCCTGCTGGGCTTCATCATGGGTGTGCTGCCAGGTGCCGGTGCAACACTGGCGAGTGCCGTGGCCTACATGACCGAAAAACGCCTGGCAGGTGAAAAAGGCCAATTCGGCAAGGGCGACGCCCGTGGCCTGGCCGCCCCGGAAACCGCCATTGGCGCCTCCTGCTGCGGCGCCCTGGTACCGATGCTGACCTTGGGCGTACCCGGCTCGGGCACCACCGCGGTGATGATCGGCGCACTGACCCTGTACAACATCACCCCTGGCCCACTGTTGTTCGAACAGCAGCCAGACATCGTCTGGGGCCTGATCGCCTCGCTGTTCATCGCCAACATCATGCTGGTGATCCTCAACATCCCGATGATCCGCATCTTCACCCGCATCCTCGCCGTGCCGAACTGGGCGCTGGTGCCGGTGATCGCCATCATCACGGCGATCGGCGTGTATGCAGTGCATGCCACCACCTTCGACCTGTTCCTGATGGTCGGCATCGGCATCATGGGCTATATCCTGCGCAAGCTCGACTTCCCGCTGTCGCCGATTCTGCTCGGCTTCATCCTCGGAGGGCTGATGGAGCAAAACCTGCGCCGGGCGCTGTCGATCTCCAACGGCGAACTGGGCATCCTCTGGTCGAGCCCGATCAGCATGTCGGTGTGGGTACTGACCCTTTGCATGCTGACCCTGCCGCTGCTGCGTATCTGGCGCAAACGCAGCCTGCAGCGCCGGGCGATGGCCGATGCCTGATCGCTGGTTGCCGTTGTTTGTCGCAACCGGGCTGGTCGGCCTTGCTGGCGGTTTTGCCGCCAGCAAGGTCGGCTGGCCTTTGCCGTGGATGGTCGGCTCGCTGCTGGCGATCATCCTGGTACGCTGCCTGACACGCTGGCAGCTGCCGGAAATCCCCAATGGCCGCAAGTGCGGGCAGTGGATCATCGGCATCGGCATTGGCCTGCACTTCACCCCGGCGGTGATCGAGCAGGTGGCCAGCCATTTCGCACTGATCTTCTTCGGCGCACTGTTCACCACCCTGTCCAGCGTGATCAGCGTATGGCTGCTGCGGCGCAGCGGTGAGGATCGTGCCACTGCGTTCTTCGCCAGCATGCCGGGCGGTTCGGGGGAGATGGTCAACCTTGGCGCGCGCAATGGCGCAGTGCTCAGCCAGGTGGCGGCGGCGCAGAGCCTGCGCGTACTGGCGGTGGTACTGTGCGTGCCGGCGCTGTTCAAGTTCCTGCTGGGTGACGGGGTGCCGTTGAATCACACCGGCAGCGTGAACTGGGGCTGGCTGGCATTGATTGCCCCGCTGGGCATTGCCGCTGCGTTGCTCTGGCAGCGTTTGCGCCAGCCCAACCCGTGGTTGTTCGGGCCATTGCTGGTGGCAGCGACGGTGAGCCTTGCCGGCAACCTGCAGATTGCCCTGCCCAATGGCGCCAGCCAGATCGGCCAGTGGCTGATCGGCAGCGGCCTGGCCTGCCACTTCAACCGGGCGTTCTTCCGCCGCGCCCCCTGGTTCCTTGGGCGTACCCTGGTGGCCACGGCGTTGTGCATGGCGATTGCCGGCAGTGCGGCCTGGGTATTGAGCGTGATGAGCGGGCTGGATTTGCGTTCGCTGACGCTAGGGATGATGCCGGGCGGGATTGCCGAGATGAGCCTGACGGCAGAGACCCTGCAGTTGTCGGTGCCGCTGGTGACGGCACTGCAGGTGATGCGCTTGTTGTTCGTGCTGTTTCTGGCGGAGCCGTTGTTCCGGGTGTGGAATGCAACCCCGGAATGACTGTGACGGCCTCTTCGCGGGTAAACCCGCTCCCACAGGGACCACACAGGCCCTGAGGGTAGCGCTGTACCTGTGGGAGCGGGTTCACCCGCGAAGAAGGCGACGCGGTCTTTCAGGTGATCACAGCGGCGGCAACGCCCAGTTGATCGGCGCCAGCCCGCGCTGCTGGAGGAAACTGTTGGCCCGGCTGAAATGCCCGCACCCCAGGAACCCACGGTAAGCCGACAACGGCGACGGATGCACCGACTTCAGCACCAGGTGCTTGGTCCCGTCGATCAGCTTCTGCTTGCTTTGCGCATGCGAGCCCCACAACAGGAACACCACGTTCGGGCACTGCTCGCTGACCACCTGGATGACCCGGTCGGTAAAGAACTCCCACCCCTTCTTGGCATGCGACGCGGCATTGGCGCGCTCCACGGTCATGGTCGTGTTGAGCAACAGCACACCCTGCTCGGCCCAGCTCTGCAGGTAGCCATGATTGGCAATCGGGATGTTCAGGTCGCGCTGCAGCTCCTTGTAGATGTTGACCAGCGACGGTGGCGTGGCCACGCCCGGCTGCACCGAGAAGCACAGGCCATGGGCCTGGCCCGGCCCGTGGTAAGGGTCCTGGCCGAGGATGACCACCTTCACCTGGTCCAGCGGCGTCGAGTTGAGGGCATTGAAGATCAACGGCCCTGGCGGGTAGATCTCTTTGCCGGCGGCGTATTCGCTGCGCAGGAACTCGCGCAGCTGATGCATGTAGGGCTGGTCGAATTCGGCGCGCAAGGCGGCCTTCCAGCTGGGTTCGAGTTTGATGCGATCGTCGTCAGTCATGGGGCCTTCCATAAACAATGGCGCGACACTAGGTAAGCCCTTCCCGCTTGTCAAACGATCCGACCGACGACCGGCATGTTCGGCCAGGCAAGCCATACTTGTGCGATGACTTGCGCGAGGTTGTCCATGGCCATTCATTGCGAGGTACTCACCGGCGCCGATGGCGCCCGCATCGGCATCGCCACCCTGGATGCGCCCAAGGCGCTCAATGCGCTGAACCTGCCGATGATCGAGGTATTGGGCGAACAGTTGCACGCCTGGGCTCGCGACCCGGGGATCGTCTGCGTACTGCTACGCGGCAACGGTGCCAAGGCCTTCTGCGCCGGCGGCGATGTGCGTGCGCTGGTACAAGCCTGCCGCGACCACCCCGGCAGCGTGCCGCCGCTGGCCGCCGCCTTCTTCGCCGCCGAATACCGCCTGGACTTCGCCCTGCATACCTATCCCAAGCCGCTGCTGTGCTGGGGCCATGGGCATGTGCTGGGCGGTGGCATGGGCCTGCTGCAGGGCGCCAATGTGCGCATCGTCACCCCCAGCAGTCGGCTGGCCATGCCGGAAATCAGCATCGGCCTGTACCCGGACGTGGGCGCCAGCTGGTTCCTTGCCCGCCTGCCGGGCAAGCTGGGGTTGTTCCTCGCTCTGACGGGCGCGCCGATCAATGCCCACGACGCCCTTGACCTGGACCTGGCCGACCGCTTCCTGGGCGAACACCAGCAAGATGCGCTGATCGAGGAACTGCTGCAATTGAACTGGCAGGAACAGACCGCCCTGCAACTGAACAGCCTGCTCAAGGCCGAACAGCACCGCGCCTGCGCCGAGTTGCCTGAAGCCCAGTGGCTGCCGCGACGGCAGGTGATCGATCAGTTGCTTGACGTGGCCGATGCCGCCGCCGCCTGGCGCGCGCTGGAGGGGCTCAAGCACCACGACGACCCGCTGCTGGCAGATGCCGGCCAGCGGTTGCATGAAGGTTGCCCGCTGACCGCCCACCTGGTGTGGGAACAAATTCGCCGGGCACGGCACCTGTCGTTGGCGCAGGTGTTCCAGATGGAATACAGCATGAGCCTGAACTGTTGCCGCCACCCGGAATTCAGCGAAGGTGTGCGGGCGCGCTTGCTGGACAAGGACAACCAGCCGCGCTGGCACTGGCCCGATGTGGCGCAAGTGCCGGCGGCGGTGGTCGAGGCGCATTTTGCCAAGGTGTGGGAGGGGCGGCATCCGCTGGCGGATCTCGGGTAGCTTCGAGAGTCTGGGGCTGCTTTGCAGCCCATCGCGACACAAGGCCGCTCCCACAGGTACAGCGCTGGTTTCGAATGCTGCGCTGTACCTGTGGGAGCGGCCTTGCGTCGCGATTGGGGCGCAAAGCGCCCCCGGTTTTCAATTCACCTACCGCTGCCAGTTCCCCCCTTGCCCGTGCCCACGCCGCCCGTCCCAACGCCGGTCACCGTCCCCCCGCCCGTTGGAGTGCCAACGGTCATTCTGGTAGCGCTGGCTGCCACCGCGATAATCATGACGGTCCCGGTCGCGCCCATAGTCATACCGCTGGCGGTTGCCATAGTCATGGCGCGGGTTGCCATGCCACTGCTGCATCCGCGGCTGCGGATAAGACCGGTAATGAGGCGCTGGCGCCGAGCGGTAGTAGTAGCGCGGCGCCGGCTGATAGTAATAGCGCGGTTGCGGCGTCACGTAATAACGGTCATAGCGGTAATAATCCGGTGATACATAACGGTCGGAATAGTAGTGGTCAGACCGGTAATAGCCCCCGCTCTCGTAGTACGGAACGCAGGCGGAAGTCATCAGCCCCAGCAGGGCGATCAACAGGATTCGATAGAACATGGCGGCCTCCTGGACCGCTGGAGTGCCCGAACAGCG
This genomic interval carries:
- a CDS encoding tripartite tricarboxylate transporter permease yields the protein MDTLSYLGQGFGVALSPYNLVTALSGTLIGTVVGLLPGLGPINGVALLIPIAFALGLPPESALILLAAVYLGCEYGGRISSILLNIPGEASTVMTTLDGYPMARNGLAGVALSLSAWSSFIGALIATCGMVLFAPLLAKWAIAFGPAEYFVLMVFAIVALGGMAGDKPLKTFIAALIGLFLSAVGIDANSGVYRFTGDSVHLADGIQFVVLVLGLFSISEILLLLEKTHHGHQAVKATGRMLFNLKEAASVFMVNIRCGLLGFIMGVLPGAGATLASAVAYMTEKRLAGEKGQFGKGDARGLAAPETAIGASCCGALVPMLTLGVPGSGTTAVMIGALTLYNITPGPLLFEQQPDIVWGLIASLFIANIMLVILNIPMIRIFTRILAVPNWALVPVIAIITAIGVYAVHATTFDLFLMVGIGIMGYILRKLDFPLSPILLGFILGGLMEQNLRRALSISNGELGILWSSPISMSVWVLTLCMLTLPLLRIWRKRSLQRRAMADA
- a CDS encoding AbrB family transcriptional regulator; this translates as MPDRWLPLFVATGLVGLAGGFAASKVGWPLPWMVGSLLAIILVRCLTRWQLPEIPNGRKCGQWIIGIGIGLHFTPAVIEQVASHFALIFFGALFTTLSSVISVWLLRRSGEDRATAFFASMPGGSGEMVNLGARNGAVLSQVAAAQSLRVLAVVLCVPALFKFLLGDGVPLNHTGSVNWGWLALIAPLGIAAALLWQRLRQPNPWLFGPLLVAATVSLAGNLQIALPNGASQIGQWLIGSGLACHFNRAFFRRAPWFLGRTLVATALCMAIAGSAAWVLSVMSGLDLRSLTLGMMPGGIAEMSLTAETLQLSVPLVTALQVMRLLFVLFLAEPLFRVWNATPE
- the ung gene encoding uracil-DNA glycosylase; this translates as MTDDDRIKLEPSWKAALRAEFDQPYMHQLREFLRSEYAAGKEIYPPGPLIFNALNSTPLDQVKVVILGQDPYHGPGQAHGLCFSVQPGVATPPSLVNIYKELQRDLNIPIANHGYLQSWAEQGVLLLNTTMTVERANAASHAKKGWEFFTDRVIQVVSEQCPNVVFLLWGSHAQSKQKLIDGTKHLVLKSVHPSPLSAYRGFLGCGHFSRANSFLQQRGLAPINWALPPL
- a CDS encoding enoyl-CoA hydratase/isomerase family protein, with amino-acid sequence MAIHCEVLTGADGARIGIATLDAPKALNALNLPMIEVLGEQLHAWARDPGIVCVLLRGNGAKAFCAGGDVRALVQACRDHPGSVPPLAAAFFAAEYRLDFALHTYPKPLLCWGHGHVLGGGMGLLQGANVRIVTPSSRLAMPEISIGLYPDVGASWFLARLPGKLGLFLALTGAPINAHDALDLDLADRFLGEHQQDALIEELLQLNWQEQTALQLNSLLKAEQHRACAELPEAQWLPRRQVIDQLLDVADAAAAWRALEGLKHHDDPLLADAGQRLHEGCPLTAHLVWEQIRRARHLSLAQVFQMEYSMSLNCCRHPEFSEGVRARLLDKDNQPRWHWPDVAQVPAAVVEAHFAKVWEGRHPLADLG